TTGTTTTTAGGCGCGGCAGCCCAGTTTGGTATTTTTGCTACCTTAATGGGCGCTGTCTTGCTTTCTGCGATGGGGGTTTTCGACTTTAGCCTTGCGGATGCTGCTGCTATCGGCATTATTGGTGGTGCCGATGGGCCAACCTCAATTTATGTTGCCAGTAAACTGGCACCTGAATTATTGGGTGCGATTGCTGTTGCTTCCTATTCTTACATGGCACTCGTGCCACTGATTCAGCCGCCAATCATGCGTGCATTGACGACAGAAAATGAGCGAAAAATCCGTATGCATCAGCAGCGTGAAGTCTCTCAACGTGAAAAAATCGTCTTCCCGCTAGTATTACTGATTCTGGTCGCCTTCTTGTTACCTGATGCTGCACCGCTGCTGGGTATGTTCTGCTTCGGTAATTTGATGAAAGAATGTGCCGTGGTCGATCGTTTAAGTAACACCACACAAAACTCTTTGATCAACACGGTAACCATTTTCTTGGGACTTGCTGTAGGCTCTAAGCTCAGCGCAGAGTCTTTCTTGAACCCAACAACATTGGGTATTTTGATTCTGGGTATGGCGGCATTTTCAATTGGTACCGCTTCCGGCGTCATTATGGCGAAACTGCTTAACAAAGTGACCAAAGAGCCAATCAATCCACTTATTGGCTCGGCCGGTGTATCAGCGGTGCCAATGGCTGCCCGTGTCTCCAATAAATTGGGGCTGGAATCCGATAAACATAACTTCCTGCTGATGCATGCAATGGGACCAAATGTCGCCGGGGTAATTGGTTCTGCCGTGGCAGCGGGTATCCTGATTAACTTTGCTTCAGGTTTCTAATCCGTTTTAGTGAGTAGCATTCTCTTCAATGTGCGCTTCAGCGAGTCGGTTACCCCGGCCATGAAGCGCACAATGGAAGCCTGAAAAAGAGGTTCTTGACACAAGCTGCCAATGCCAGTGATGGTTGTCTTCCTGAGGGATTATCTGACGATTGTATAAAAAGGAATCCGTTAAGACTGAGACTTCATCTTGCGTCATGCCGGTTGTCAATGCCTCACAACGCTGTGTTATCTGATCGGTCTCCCACCAGTACGCTACCGGATAAAGTAAAGCGCTAATAATCAGCAACTGCATGACATTTACAATCAATTTCATGTGCGTTTTCCGAAAATAAAAGGGGATTATGCGCTGATTAAATTTATTTACAAATTCAATCCCTATCTTGACTGACTGAGTACGAAAAATGGCATTAGAAAAAATAACGGTTCATATCCACAGTAGCCCGGTCGAACTCTACAAAGTCTTAAAATTTGAGGGGCTCGTCAGCAGTGGTGCAGAAGCCAAATTAGTCATCAGTGATGGCCAAGTGACCGTTAATGGTACGACCGAAACCCGAAAACGTCGCAAATTGGTTGCGGGGGATCAAATTCAGTTTGCCGAATATCTACTCACTCTGATAATGGATTAATCTCGTACCGCTTAACCAGCCTGGCGAAACGTCAGATTGATTCGTTTTCTGCCCAATAATGGATGATGGCCGTCTTTCAGGGGCAATACCCCATGAAAATTCAACCTTTTCGCTCCCCCCCAAACCAGCACATCCCCATGTGATAACAGAATTTGCTGTTTTGCATCATTACGTGCCGTACCGCCAAATTGAAATTTGGCCGGCAAGCCAAGGGAAACCGAGACAATCGGTTGCGTAAAATCCTGCTCATCTCGATCTTGATGCAGCCCCATTTTATCCCCCGGCTGATAAACATTGATTAAACACACATCTGGGATAAATTGACGATATCCTGCCAGCGCAGCGGCTGATTTCGCCAACAACTTGAACGACGCTGGCAGACTTGGCCAGAGTTTACCGGTTAGCGGATCTTCTCTGGTATAGCGGTATCCCGATTTATCTGTTATCCAGCCAAGATCACCACAATTTGTCATTTGTGCTGACATCCAACGTCCACCGGGGGTTTGCATGCGCCTTGGTGGCGATTGATTCATGATGTTTTGCAATGTCGACACCAGCTTATGATCCTGAGCCTCAATTAATGCGTATGCCTTCAACATCATGAGCCCCTCTTCTAATGTAATTTGTTGGCAAGTCTGATCAAATAAATCTTTCACTGGCTCAATTTAAGGCTTCGCGTTTTTGTAATATTTTTTTGTTGTCAGCACCCCAGTGATAACCCGTATTTTTTCCTGATTTATGGCGTACTCGGTGACAAGGAACTAGCACTGCAATTGGATTTTTTGCACACGCATTGGCAACGGCGCGAAACGCCATTGGCTGACCAATTTGGCTCGCAATGTCGCTATAACTGGTCAGTATTCCTGCTGGAATCGTCAGTAACACTTGCCATACTTGTCTTTGAAATGCCGTCCCCTGCATATCCAATTGCAGATTGAGCGGCATAGCTGGGCTTTCAATATGGGCAATTGCTTGTTGCAAAATGTGTGTCATTGGTGGCGTATTATCGAGGCACAGATCCACCGATGGAAAACGGCAATGCAGATCCGCGACCAATTTTTTTACGGAGGCACTGAAAAAAAGAGCGCACACCCCTTTGTCGCTGACAGCAACCAATACGGGGCCTAAAGAGCTTAGTCCCGTGCTGTAACGAATTGTTTTTTTGTCCTTCATACCTGGAAAGTTTACGCTGGCATTCAGCTGTGGTTAAGTACTTTTATGCGATGATCTGCACAAAAATTTCATATCATTACTATTAAGCTGAAAAGAGACTTATTTTGGAAAAGAAAATGCGTTACCTCATTATCGGTTTATTAAGTTGGCCATCATTACTTTACGCGGGTGCAGTTTCACAACTTGGCGAAGGTGATCCACTAAAATTAGTGTACGTAGAAATGCAGTATTTATATCGTGCTGGTTTAGAAATAAACCAAAAGTATACGAATCAAAATGATCCCATCCAGATGATGCAATGTAAGGGGCAATATGATTTTATTCTTACTCGAGCACGTTCAATGATTGGGACGGCAGGCCAAATTAAGGAACCGCTTCTCCGTGACAAAGTCATTGACGCCAGTTGGCATGCCTATGCATGTGCAAGCTGTATGAAGCCGGTCTCAAACTGTGATCCCGTTCCAGAAAACCTTGAAATGATTAAAAATGCTATTTTAGAACAAGAAGAAGCGGAACACGCAAACGAATAGAATTAATGCATTTTGAAGTTAGCGGCTGATCGTGAAACACGAACAAATGTCCGCGCCAATAGTCATCAAAAGTGACCTATCCCTCAACATAAAGTTTGGCTAAATGGTGCGCTAAAAGCACGTCTCAATGAAGGCCACACGTGGTCGTAACGATTTTGATCCATTTGTTAGGCACTGATTTTTCAAACTCCATGTTGGTGGCACATTCAGCTTGTAACAATCGTATCCATTTCCTTAAACATAGATAACCAAGCTTGATGGATTCTGTCCGCAAAACCCTTCCACTACTCCTCAATTGTGTGTACGAGACGTACCGATGAGCCGACTTCGGTTGGTCTAATATAGATGTGGACTTCGTTCGTCGTGCTCTTCGTCATCATCCGTTGCCCATGTAAAGGAAGGCAAGCTGGCTAGGTCGATCAAGGATAAGCGCGCGACAGTTAAAACAGTGCTCAAATCAGTACAGCTTTTACTCAGTTTTGCTTATGCTTATGATGGTATTGATGGGGATTACTGGCTGTCTTCGTGGACACAGCTGGAGGAATAGCCAGCCATGATAGGTAATTTCTGTTATGTATTTGATAAATCTAAAAAAAGAAAGATAAATGAAAAAGATCTCTGGAATTTATAGTGGCTCTGATGTGCACTGGGTTGGAAATGGCTTCCCAGTCAAAACACTTTTTACATATAACAACCATGGTGCAGATCTCAGCCCGTTTCTCTTGATGGACTTAGCGGGTCCTCATCAATTTTCATCAGCTGCTGAGCCACGGGGCGTAGGCAAGCACCCTCACCGTGGTTTTCAGACCGTAACTATTGTGTTTGAGGGAGAAGTTTCACATGCAGACTCTACTGGTGAAGGCGGGACTATCGGTCCAGGAGATGTTCAATGGATGACAGCTGGTAAAGGCATCTTGCACGAAGAGTTTCACTCAGAATCCTTCACAAAATCTGGAGGAATTATTCAAGTAGCACAACTATGGGTCAACCTGCCTGCACAGTATAAAATGACACGTCCGTCCTATCAGCCAATCAAACGTGATCAAATTCCTGTTGTTCAATTTCCAAAGAAACAAGGCCATTTACGTGTCATAGCTGGTGATTATCATGGTGTGAAAGGCCCGGCTCAAACATTTACCCCTATCAATCTATGGGATGTCTATTTAGCGGCTCATAGTGAAATCAACCTCGAGTTGCCCAATAATTGGTCAACCGGATTAGTTGTTGTAGATGGTGATGTAAACATTAATGAGGATAAGACTGCTGCTTCTACGCAAACCATCGTTTTTGAGAGGAAAGGACAGACACTTCGTGTTTCATCAATAAATGGGGCCCACTTCTTGATACTCGCTGGCGAGCCCATTGATGAGCCGGTCGTCGGCTCCGGCCCCTTTGTCATGAATCAAAAGGATGAGATTAAACAAGCGTTAGATGATTTTAAAAATAATCGGTTTTGACAAGCCGAATATTAACCAGCCCCCAAATTTAAGACCATGACATTGTTGAGATTTCCAATGAACTGGGAGAGTCGGAGATCTCAAAATGAAAAAACGCTACAACGAAGACAAATTAGTCGGGCTATCAAATGAAACGAAGCCGGTGCGTGGTGGAAGACATCTGCCATGAAATAGACATATTTAATAGCATCTAACAACTGGCGAGGACGCACGTACAACTGCACCTCTATGAAGTTTGTTGACCATTATAAAACTATTTAGATTTCTCTTTTGTAGCGTCATAACTCACTCCTTGACTCAATTAATATTAAGAAAATGAGCGTGATTTGTTGGCTCTTTTATCCAAGTATTTGCGTCAATAACACTGACCTCGTCGATACCGAGAAAAGCTAAAACATGGCGTAAATAGCCCGTCGCAAAATCCATCTCGCTTCCAATTGGCACACCGCCAGAAGCAACTACCAACCAAGCTTTTTTAACCGTGACTAAGCCCTCTGGTCCATTCTCGGTGTAACGAAAAGTTTCTCTTGCCCGGGCAACAAGGTCTATCCACGCCTTGAGACTTGCTGGAATATTGAAGTTATAAATAGGCGCGCCAATAATCAGATAATCGGCTTCTTTCAGTTCATTAACCAACGTATCTGACTCTTGCAAAGCCGCTATTTGCGAAGAATTTCGCTCATCAGGATCGGTAAAATTGGCATTCACCCATGCTTCGTTTACAAAGGGTAAACCCGCAGCCACATCTCGATCATTAACGACAATGTTTAGTTGTTTCTGCAACAGGTCGGTCACTTCTGCAGTCACAGCACGTGTCAAAGAATCTTGATAACGACTACTGGAATTAACTCTTAACAATTGATTTTGTGGCATCTATTTACTCCTATAACTAGTTTTAATTTATTTTATCGTTTTAAAATAAACCATAAACAGGCAAATAAAGAAATTAATGTTCACAAAATTGGAACAATAATAATGCGTGCCACAATAGAAGAAATGCTGATATTTAAGCGTATCGTTGAGGCGGGAAGTCTCAGTAAAGCCGCTGAACAACTTGATATGGCAAAATCTGCCGTAAGCAGACGTTTAAAAATGCTAGAAGCACGTCTATCTGTCAATTTGCTGCAACGCACAACGCGTCGCCAAATATTGACAGAGGCAGGAGAACATTATTATCGAAATTGTATACGGCTGCTTGATGATATTGCTGAAGTAGAATCCCAAGTTTCTGGCGGTCGTTCTGAAATTAATGGCAGATTACGGATTGCCGTCCCATTATCGTTTGGTTTGGACTACTTAAGCCCAGTTCTATTAAGCTATCAGGCAGATTTCCCCAATGTCTCTTTGGATATTGATTTTAGTGATCAACATGTCGACTTAGTGGCAGGCGGCTTTGATCTTGCTATTCGAATTGGCCAGTTGCCGGATTCTTCACTTCGTGCGCGCCGGTTGTCTTATACGCGTTTATTAATTTGTGCTAGCCCCACTTACTTGGAGGCTAAAGGCATGCCAAAAACGCCTGAAGATTTACGCAAAAACCACGTCGCTTTACATTATTATCAACGCCATGAAAATTGGCCATTTATCGACTCGGGCAAACGTGTTGACGTGGTGGTTGATAGCATCATGCAGGCAAATAATGGCCAGTTTCTCTGTCACGCAGCCAAATCTCATCTCGGACTGATTCGTGCCCCAGACTTTATTTGTCATAAAGCGATAAGTTCGGGTGAACTCATTAAAATACTTTCTGACTACTATATAGAGAATCACATAGGCATTTACGCTGTCACACCAGGGCATCATTACCTGCCCAAACGTTGCGAAATGCTGATTGATTATATTCAGTCAGCATTTCGCCAGAAGACCCCTTGGTTAGAATGCTGAGGTTTGACAAGCTGACCGTACCAGAGTGAAATAACGTCACTAATCATAAGGTGTAAACAATGAGCGATTTGTACGGCAAGCAGCATCGTAATTTGCAACATGAATTTGGACGAGAACAATTGGCAGATCGTGTTAGTGAGGCCATTGTGACTGACATGATTACCGACGAACATAGCGCCTTTATATCGAGTCGGGATTTTTTCTTTTTATCCACTCTTGATCATCGTGGTTTTCCAACGTGCTCTCATAAAGGGGGGGAAATTGGTTTTGTTAAAGTCCTGGATGATAAAACGCTAATGTTTCCTAGCCTTGATGGTAATGGCATGTATTTATCAATGGGGAATATTGATCAACACCAACAAGTTGGTCTGTTATTTATTGATTTTGAAACACCACACCGTGTCCGAGTGCATGGCCACGCAAAGTTAAGCCGAGATCCGGCTGATTTAGGGCACTTTCGTGAAGCCGAATTAGTCGTGAAAGTGACCATCGCAGAGATCTTTCAAAACTGTCCACGGTATATCCATCGTTATCAGCGTGTTACCCCATCACGATATATCCCCTCTTCGCAGTGCCCAACGCCAATCGCGACTTGGAAACGGCTAGACGTTGTGCAGGATGTTATTTCTGATGTAGAGCGCGAAAAAGTATCGCAAAGCGGAGGAGAAATCGATTTCGATACCTATGTCAAACTATTAGGCGAAGGTAAAGCCTGAAGGCTATCAACGTAAGTGATGCTAACCACACCTTTAGAGTAAGAGACGCTCCCGCTTTTACCGTCGGCGTCGGCAAAGCAATCTATTGATACAACGACGCTACGTGTTACTGCGGCAATATAACCATACTGACTAAATAAGATGTATAAGCAACAAAAGCAGTTAGTAGCAACGCACCCTCAATACGATTAATTCGGCCTGGCCCCCTGAAGCCATAGGCAAAAATAAATAATATCACCGTCAAACCTGCCATCACCGCAATATCACGAGATAAAATTTCCGGCGGTACATTTGTCGGACTGATCAGACCAGCAATTCCGACTACGGTAAGCGTGTTAAATAAATTGGAGCCAATCACATTTCCTAAAGCAATGTCGTGCTCACCTTTCTTTACCGCCATCAACGAGGAAGCTAATTCTGGTAAAGATGTGCCAACCGCGATAATCGTTAATCCGATGATCAAATCACTAACGCCAAGTGCTGTCGCTATATCAACCGCTCCCCAGACCAAAATCCGCGAGCTAACAACTAAGACAACAATTCCGGTGATCAACCAGAAAATCGCTTTGTTCAACGGCATCGCATAATTATCCACTTCTTGCTGCATATCTACGCCCATAGCATCTGGTGAGCCTTGCATGCCTTGATAAATACTCCAGCCCATCAAAACAACAAAAACAATCATCAAAACGATGGCATCCCAGCGTGACAAATGACCATCCGCTAATTGAATAGCCGCCAATGCCGTGACTGCGAGCAATACCGGCATCTCTTTTCGCAAAACTTGAGAATTGACTGCAATAGGGCTCAATAATGCTGTCACCCCTAAAATCAAGGCAATGTTACTGATGTTAGATCCATAGGCATTACCTAATGCAATGCCAGGATTTCCCTGGAGTGACGCTAAAGCAGACACCACCATTTCAGGCGCTGATGTGCCAAACCCAACAATCACCATACCAATCAGTAACGGTGACATTCCAAAATATTTGGCTGTCACGGCAGCACCTTCAATAAATTTATCGGCACTCCAAACCAAAAAAATTAGCCCGACAATTACTGCTGTTAATGCCAAAGTCATGCAAAACCGTCCAAATTTAAAGTGAAAAGAGTTAAAACGAAGTTGACTAAACGTGCAAAATGACAATAAATCCTGATCAAGCCAACTCATTCAGGTCACCACCAAGCAACCCGTTTACCGTTAATAATGATTAGTTTTCTGTCAGCCAGTAAAAACTAAAACCCGGCATAATCAGTGTCTGATCAAATTGTTCTGGACGTCGTCCAGTGACCGCATCAATCAGCTCTCGTGAAGTGGACTGCCCCCAACCGCCTAGTTCAGATAAATCAAGCTTTTGTGGTCTACTATCAAAATTACTGACTAACAGTACACGCTCACTGGGTTTACGGGTATGGTAACGTTCAAAAACAAATAAATGCGGATTCGTCACATCCCACAATTCACGGTTATTGAAATCCGCAAATGCTTCCAATTCCTTGCGAACGGCAATCATGGTTTTCAGTTGATTGAAAATACGGTATTCCACCGTTCCGGGAGTTTGTCTTTTATCGGCTTTTTGCCAATCAATAAACGGTCTGTGCACCCAGCGCGAATCATCCATTTTGACGGGATCGGATTTATAGCTTTCATCATTTACCGTGCCAATTTCATCGCCATAATACAGTAGTGGAATACCACCAAACGTTAAAATCAGGTTATGTAACAAAAGTACCAGTGCAATTGCGTCATCAATCGCTTGAGGGTCACCCGATTCAATCGCATATTGCAAGCCAACTAAGGCAGCCAATGAACCTGAAATCCTGGTATCACCCGTTTTATCGTTTTGACCAAAAGGCACCCCTCGCGCATGGGAGCCCTCAAACTGACCCGTAAAATAATCAATCAAAAAACGTCGATGTTCGGCTGGCTCATAGCCAGTTGAAGCAATATCCCGGTCATCAAAGCCTAAGCCAATATCATCATGACAACGAATGTAATTCAGCCAAGTGGCGCCATCCAGTTTAACTGGCAGACTTTTGATACCTTGATTCAGTAATTGCGCATTTTTAGTCGCAACCGCATCCCACATTAATGCCATAAAGGTAGCGTTGTAGGCGATTTCACACTCTTTGGCAATGACAGCATCTTCACCAAAATATTTGATGACCTCAACGGGAGCAACAATGGCCTCGGCAATAAACAACACGCCCGGTGCCGTAACTTGGCAACAATCCTTAAGCAATTGCAAAATTAAATGCGCTTCACGCTCATTCTGACAAACACTGCCAATTTTTTTCCATAAAAATGCCACCGCATCTAAACGGACAATATCGGCACCCTGATTTGCCCAGAACAAGATGACATCTAACATTTCGATGAACACTGCCGGGTTGCTGTAATTCAGATCCCACTGGTAATTATTAAAAACCGTCATAACCCAGCGTTGCATCTTGTCATCCCAAGTAAAATTACCTGGTGCCGTTTCCGGAAAAACCTCCGGCATGCTTTGTTCAAACATATCCGGCACATGCCGGTTTTCAAAAGTGTAATAATAATCACGATAAGGCGGATAGCCATCCCGGGCTTTCTGTGCCCACTCATGCTGATCCGAGGTGTGATTCAACACCACATCCAACACCAGCAGCATGTCACGTTGGTGCATGTCTGCGGCAAGATCACGCAAATCTTGCAAACTACCGATGCGCGGATCGATTTCTCGAAAGTTGCTGACTGCATAGCCGCCATCACTTTTCCCCTCGGGGCAACGCATTACCGGCATAATGTGTAATAAATTGACCCCAAGTTCATGAAAGTAATTAAGATGATCTCGCATGCCATTGATATTTTTAGCAAAACCATTTGCATACATGGCCATTCCGACCCATTTCTGATGCAAAAACCAGTTGTAGTCTTGCTCTCGGTCAATGTCACGCTGCCGCATCGTCTCGGGTCGATTTATGTATTGACGCGCCATTGTCTCAACCAGACGTTGCGCCTGTTCCGCAAAGTCGGGCCGTTTGCCATAGAGCTTTTCAAATAAGCTATGAATCGCATAAAAATTAGCACCAAGGCGAGTATAAAAATAGCGTAAATCTACCCGGGAAAATTCTGGCTCTATCTGATTCAGAATCGCGTTCAGCAGCGAATGTGATCGTTGTTCGTACATAGTTAATCAATAAATTTCTGATAAAAATTGCGATCTTCGGTGACGGCACCACGCAAGCCCACCACCGCCGCTGCAAAATCACGTGCTTTAGGCACAATCCGATTCACCGGCCAGCCTTGCATTAAGCCATGAAGATACATCGCGGAAAAGGCATCACCAGCCCCCACACTGTCAGCTACTTGCTCCACTTTGCCTGCCGAAAATTCGATCAGTTCCCCATCATTGCAACGCACCATCACGCCCTGTTCGCCTCGTGTCACAATAAGGTGCTCCGCCTGAAAATGACTTTGCATACGCTGCATGTCCTGAGCAATATCCGCCGAGTTAAAACCAAGCGCCTGTAATTCAGCAATATTCAACTTTATCCAGCGCGCTTTCTCCAGCAGTCGAAACAAATCCTGTTTGTTCCACCAAGGCTCCCGCAGATTGATGTCAACAAAAATCGAAACTGCTGCCGATTGGGTAAGATGTGCCAGAGATTGCTGGTTTGCAGCATGCCGTAAAGCCAAGCTGCCATGATAAACAATGGCATCATTTTGTAGCACAGGCAGTTTGGCTGAACTAATTGCATCGTAGGCGACATGATCCTTAATCTCGTAAAATGGCTCGCTGCCTCGCAGCGTGACCTGAACAGAGCCTGTCGGCAAATCAGCGGATGTTTGCATGCCTTCAAGCCGCATCTGCCAGTTTTTCATTGCTTCTTTTATCGCATCACCACGGTCATCCTGACCGACACAGGAAATAAACACCGGATCTTCTGCCAAAGCCTGTAAATGCCAGGCTACGTTGAACGGCGCCCCACCCAGTTTTTCTTGATCCTGAAAACAATCAAACAAAGCCTCTCCGTAGATCGCTAGTTTTGCTTGAGTCGGGGAAGTATCGGAATCAATCATAAAAGGTCTCCGTTTGTAACGATTGCCGGAATGCGGGTGAAAAGTGCCAAACACCTTGTAAAACACCGGCACTGTAATTGCCATTCATACCCAGTGGCCCGTTATCACGTGCGATATATAATTTATCAAGGCACCCCTGCTCATTCGCCAATTGATACGCCAGCGATTTGATTTCTGCGCTGGCATTGTTAACCAGTACGGACTGAACTGGACTAGCCAAGACCGGCATATCGTTGCCACTATCTCCAGCGAAAACCGTCTCGTGATCCTGATAGCCCAATTGTTGTTGCAAAAACTGAATGGAATGCAGCTTGGTCGCGTGCTTGGGTAGCACATCAATTAAGCCAATATTGGTCAGCTCATCGACGCTCCACATCACGGTTGCGGCAATATTTTTTTCTTCCATACGTTGCTGCATGGCTTGAATAACCGGCGTCTTATCCTGATAAAGTGGCAAATAGTAGCTGAGTTTGTGCGTATTCTGCTTGCTCATTTCCTGTAGCTTTAAGCCGCGAATATCACGCAGTAACAGCTTCAGATCCTGATGTGAATATCCCTGCCAGTCTTGTGCGATTTCATCCCGCCAGCTTTGTAATTCCTGCCATCCTTGCCCGAACTGATAGATTTTGGTGCCAACATCCGTGATGACATAGTCTGGTTGGGGCAATTGATAACTGCGAATGGCTTTGTCTACTAACTGCCGGTGGCGACCGGTAACATAGACCAGCGCGACATTGTCCTGATGACAAAACGCTCGAAAACGACGCCTTGCTTTTGGGTGCTCTGGCTGCATGCCATTCGGAATCACCGTTCTGTCCATGTCGGTGCACAGTAATAAACGATCGGTCATGGAAGGTTATCCAGCTTTTAATTCAAAAAAACGATAATGCGTCAGCGCCTCCAGAATGCCGGCAGCATAGGGCTTTTCAGCAAAGTAAATATGTGAAGTATCTTCCAGCTGAGACAATTCTTCATGGTGTCGATTTGCCACTACGGCAGAGAGCATGTTGCCCCGCATCATATCTTCATCCGCCCCACTGCCGCCTGCAACAAAAATTTGCTCCAAAGGTAACTGCCAGCGTTCTGCAACATAACGCAAGGCCATTCCTTTGGAAGCACGCAATGGCATAATATCCAGAAACTGTCCAAATGCCAGCTGCACATGTACCGATTGCTCTTCACGATGCAATAAGCTTTTTACTGTCTCCAGAGAAGTTTGCTGGGGATCAATGTAGTAACTGATTTTGAACTCACTTTGTTCTTCTTTGGGCTGACGACTGACGCCTGGCAAATCATCAAGTAATTCAGCCACTTTTCGTGGTTGCCAATGATGATCTATATGGCGTTGCCAAGCCGTATCTGGTGTCAGTTTCGGGGCATAGCAAATTTCCGTTCCAGAGCTGGTAATCAGAATATCCGGCTCCGGAATACCATGCTTTTTCATCAATTTTAAAGCACGATCCAGCCTTCGCCCCGTGGCAATCGCAAACTTGGTTGTTTTTCGGTGCTGGCGAAGTAACTGCATCAATGTCTTCAGCGCATCATCATCGCCCAACAGATTTAAATCCAGATCAGTCACCAAAGCGCGTTCAACCCGTGACAGCGGTTGGACATCGGCAGGCATCGATAGCGGCTTGACAGTCGACGCCAGCGGCATCACCCACTGCAGGTATTGCTTGGCATGCGCTTCCCAGGAATAGTTTGCCCGCACGCCATCCAGCCCATTTTGCTGACATTGCTGCCAATAGGTCTTATCCGATAACAATTTGCTGATTGCCTGACTAATTGTCTCAGGTTCTAGCGGATCAATTAATTCGCCGTTGTGGCAATTAGCCAAAATATCACGAGGTCCACCATCTTCTGTCGCCACAATCGGCAAGCCACT
The genomic region above belongs to Methylophaga frappieri and contains:
- a CDS encoding sodium ion-translocating decarboxylase subunit beta, whose protein sequence is MEKLVTLWNATGIHQLEAGQAVMILIGMLLLYLAIKKNFEPLLLVPIGFGGVLANIPGAGLAEAGGILHIFYTVGIESGAFPLIIFMGVGAMTDFGPLLANPKTLFLGAAAQFGIFATLMGAVLLSAMGVFDFSLADAAAIGIIGGADGPTSIYVASKLAPELLGAIAVASYSYMALVPLIQPPIMRALTTENERKIRMHQQREVSQREKIVFPLVLLILVAFLLPDAAPLLGMFCFGNLMKECAVVDRLSNTTQNSLINTVTIFLGLAVGSKLSAESFLNPTTLGILILGMAAFSIGTASGVIMAKLLNKVTKEPINPLIGSAGVSAVPMAARVSNKLGLESDKHNFLLMHAMGPNVAGVIGSAVAAGILINFASGF
- a CDS encoding RNA-binding S4 domain-containing protein, producing the protein MALEKITVHIHSSPVELYKVLKFEGLVSSGAEAKLVISDGQVTVNGTTETRKRRKLVAGDQIQFAEYLLTLIMD
- the alkB gene encoding DNA oxidative demethylase AlkB gives rise to the protein MKDLFDQTCQQITLEEGLMMLKAYALIEAQDHKLVSTLQNIMNQSPPRRMQTPGGRWMSAQMTNCGDLGWITDKSGYRYTREDPLTGKLWPSLPASFKLLAKSAAALAGYRQFIPDVCLINVYQPGDKMGLHQDRDEQDFTQPIVSVSLGLPAKFQFGGTARNDAKQQILLSHGDVLVWGGAKRLNFHGVLPLKDGHHPLLGRKRINLTFRQAG
- a CDS encoding methylated-DNA--[protein]-cysteine S-methyltransferase, with amino-acid sequence MKDKKTIRYSTGLSSLGPVLVAVSDKGVCALFFSASVKKLVADLHCRFPSVDLCLDNTPPMTHILQQAIAHIESPAMPLNLQLDMQGTAFQRQVWQVLLTIPAGILTSYSDIASQIGQPMAFRAVANACAKNPIAVLVPCHRVRHKSGKNTGYHWGADNKKILQKREALN
- a CDS encoding pirin family protein, yielding MKKISGIYSGSDVHWVGNGFPVKTLFTYNNHGADLSPFLLMDLAGPHQFSSAAEPRGVGKHPHRGFQTVTIVFEGEVSHADSTGEGGTIGPGDVQWMTAGKGILHEEFHSESFTKSGGIIQVAQLWVNLPAQYKMTRPSYQPIKRDQIPVVQFPKKQGHLRVIAGDYHGVKGPAQTFTPINLWDVYLAAHSEINLELPNNWSTGLVVVDGDVNINEDKTAASTQTIVFERKGQTLRVSSINGAHFLILAGEPIDEPVVGSGPFVMNQKDEIKQALDDFKNNRF
- a CDS encoding FMN-dependent NADH-azoreductase encodes the protein MPQNQLLRVNSSSRYQDSLTRAVTAEVTDLLQKQLNIVVNDRDVAAGLPFVNEAWVNANFTDPDERNSSQIAALQESDTLVNELKEADYLIIGAPIYNFNIPASLKAWIDLVARARETFRYTENGPEGLVTVKKAWLVVASGGVPIGSEMDFATGYLRHVLAFLGIDEVSVIDANTWIKEPTNHAHFLNIN
- a CDS encoding LysR family transcriptional regulator — translated: MWHLFTPITSFNLFYRFKINHKQANKEINVHKIGTIIMRATIEEMLIFKRIVEAGSLSKAAEQLDMAKSAVSRRLKMLEARLSVNLLQRTTRRQILTEAGEHYYRNCIRLLDDIAEVESQVSGGRSEINGRLRIAVPLSFGLDYLSPVLLSYQADFPNVSLDIDFSDQHVDLVAGGFDLAIRIGQLPDSSLRARRLSYTRLLICASPTYLEAKGMPKTPEDLRKNHVALHYYQRHENWPFIDSGKRVDVVVDSIMQANNGQFLCHAAKSHLGLIRAPDFICHKAISSGELIKILSDYYIENHIGIYAVTPGHHYLPKRCEMLIDYIQSAFRQKTPWLEC
- a CDS encoding pyridoxamine 5'-phosphate oxidase family protein, with amino-acid sequence MSDLYGKQHRNLQHEFGREQLADRVSEAIVTDMITDEHSAFISSRDFFFLSTLDHRGFPTCSHKGGEIGFVKVLDDKTLMFPSLDGNGMYLSMGNIDQHQQVGLLFIDFETPHRVRVHGHAKLSRDPADLGHFREAELVVKVTIAEIFQNCPRYIHRYQRVTPSRYIPSSQCPTPIATWKRLDVVQDVISDVEREKVSQSGGEIDFDTYVKLLGEGKA
- a CDS encoding calcium/sodium antiporter; the encoded protein is MTLALTAVIVGLIFLVWSADKFIEGAAVTAKYFGMSPLLIGMVIVGFGTSAPEMVVSALASLQGNPGIALGNAYGSNISNIALILGVTALLSPIAVNSQVLRKEMPVLLAVTALAAIQLADGHLSRWDAIVLMIVFVVLMGWSIYQGMQGSPDAMGVDMQQEVDNYAMPLNKAIFWLITGIVVLVVSSRILVWGAVDIATALGVSDLIIGLTIIAVGTSLPELASSLMAVKKGEHDIALGNVIGSNLFNTLTVVGIAGLISPTNVPPEILSRDIAVMAGLTVILFIFAYGFRGPGRINRIEGALLLTAFVAYTSYLVSMVILPQ